The genomic stretch GGCGGGTCCGCCAGCAGCCCGGCCTGCTCGTAGTAACGAAGGGTCTTGGTGGTGGTGCCGGTGGCGGCGGCGAGGGCTCCGATGCGCATACCTCCACGGTAGCCCTTGACCTTCCAGCGTAATGGAAGGTCTAGCGTGGGCCGCGTGACCTGGAGGTGCCGCCGATGCGTGTGGAGATGCTGACCGTCCCGGACTGCCCGAACGGCCCGGTACTCAAGGAGCGGCTGGCGCTCGCCCTCGCCGGCCGTGCGGACGTGGAGCTGACCGGGCACGTGGTCGACGGCCAGGCCGAGGCCGAGCGCAGGGGCATGCACGGCTCGCCGACGCTGCTGGTCGACGGGCGCGATCCGTTCGCCGCTCCGGGCACCGCGGCCGGCCTGTCCTGCCGGCTCTACCGTGGAGCGGACGGCCGGGTCGACGGGGCGCCGTCCGTCGAGGCGCTGCGGCAGGTCCTCGGCACCACGGCCACCACGGGGGCGGACCAGGCTGTCGGCCGGGCCGGGCGGGGTCGTCTCGCGCCGGTCGAACGGGGCCTGCGGGCGGTGCAGCAGGCCGTCCTGCGTTCCTTCGCCACCACCGGCGCCCCGCCCGCGGCCGCCGAGTTGGAGTCGGCGGCCGAGCCCTTCGGCGTCCGCGCCGCCCAGGTGCTCGCCCAGCTGGCCGCCGAGGACTTCCTCACCCTGGACGGCACCGGTCGCATCCAGGCCGCGTACCCGTTCTCCGCTACCCCCACCGAGCACGCCGTGCAGATCGCCGGCGGCGCGACGGTGTGGTCGATGTGCGCGATCGACGCGCTCGGCATCCCCGCCATGCTGGGCACCGACGCCATCATCACCTCCAACGACCCAGTCACCGGCGACCCTGTCCGCGTGGAGTTCACCGGCGGAAGGGCCACCTGGCAGCCAGCCACCTCGGTGGTCTACTGCGGCACCCGCCCCGGCGACGGCCCGGCCGCCACAGTCTGCTGTGGCTACCTGCGCTTTTTCACCGCGCGCGGCACCGCGGAGCAGTGGACCGGACAGCACGCCGGCATGAGCGGCGCCGTCCTGGACCAAGCCGAGGCCGAGCGCTTGGGCGCAGACATCTTTGGCCCCCTGCTGGCCGCACCCGCACCGTGAGCCGGACCGCCATGAACCCGCCCCAACGCCACGACCCGGCCACCCGGAGAGGAACAGCGGCCCTGCTCGCGGCCGCCACGGCAGCCATCGTCTGCTGCGCGGGACCCGCCCTGATCATCGCCGCGGCCTCGGGCGCGCTCGCCGCCTGGCTCAGCAACTGGTCCGTCACCGCCGCCGCGCTGCTGATCACCGGGGCCGTGGCTTGGTGGCTACGACGCGGCCGGCGGTCCTGCCGCCCACCAGGTCGCTCTCAATGATCGGGATGTTCGGACGCCAGGTCACCTGCTGCTGCCGACCTCACCGAGCTTCCCCAAGCGCCGGCCCGTGCCTGGCCCAGGCGCTGTCGATTCTCGTGAACATCGAAAACGCCGACCGCGGGGCGCCTGGCAAAGTGATTGTCCCCTGTCATCCCATCGGACGTTTGACAGCGAACTCAGCCGTTACGTCGTGCGGGGTGAGCGCTCTGAGGGTGTTGCATGGCTGTACTGGCTGGGGTGGAAGGCGCTGGGCAGTACGTCGAGGTGTCGTACGCGGATGCTCTGCATCGAGCCAGTGAGGACGGCGCGGGCGGGGAGCGGTGCCGCCTTCACCGGAACGGCCGCGCCGTTGCGGTGAAGGCGGTCGATCGGCGTGCGGTGCTCTTGCGTCGGTTAGCGGACGACGTGGACGGTCACCGGCGTGGAGGTGCGGTCCGTCTTCGCGTGCTGGTGGTGCTTGTCGGTCGAATACAGCACTGAACGGAACTGCAGCTCGCCTGTGTGCGTGGCCTTGACGTTTGCGCGCGCATCACCGGAGAAGCTCCGCGTGACGGCGTGCCAGTGGCCCCAGTGGCCGGGTTTGCCGGACCGCTCCTGTATGGTGTACTGTTCGGCGTCGTTATCTCCGTAGCCGCGTACCTTCACCACGTGGCTGGCATGCGCGGTGTGGGGGGTGGCCTGAATCGAGATGTCGCCCTTCGCGAACGCCGGGGATGCCGCCAGTCCTGCCGAGGTCACACCCAGCGCGGTGACCATCGCGAGCCGCTTCATGCCAAGCTTCATACTCGGATCTCCTTGGATATCTCCGTCCCCTTTGCGTCAACTAGGCTTCATAGCTGCTTGATTGACGCACTTCCATCGGAGAAGAGTGGTTGGCTTGCCCAGTAGTTGTCCCCCGATTCTCACTACCTCGTAACTGGCGTCAGACGATCACCGGGCTGCCTCACCGTGCACTTACCGAGAGGCACTGTCTGACGGCCAACCCAGTCGGCCCAGGTCGGAGGCG from Streptomyces roseochromogenus subsp. oscitans DS 12.976 encodes the following:
- a CDS encoding alkylmercury lyase family protein, which gives rise to MRVEMLTVPDCPNGPVLKERLALALAGRADVELTGHVVDGQAEAERRGMHGSPTLLVDGRDPFAAPGTAAGLSCRLYRGADGRVDGAPSVEALRQVLGTTATTGADQAVGRAGRGRLAPVERGLRAVQQAVLRSFATTGAPPAAAELESAAEPFGVRAAQVLAQLAAEDFLTLDGTGRIQAAYPFSATPTEHAVQIAGGATVWSMCAIDALGIPAMLGTDAIITSNDPVTGDPVRVEFTGGRATWQPATSVVYCGTRPGDGPAATVCCGYLRFFTARGTAEQWTGQHAGMSGAVLDQAEAERLGADIFGPLLAAPAP
- a CDS encoding mercury transporter, whose protein sequence is MNPPQRHDPATRRGTAALLAAATAAIVCCAGPALIIAAASGALAAWLSNWSVTAAALLITGAVAWWLRRGRRSCRPPGRSQ